The following coding sequences are from one Capsicum annuum cultivar UCD-10X-F1 chromosome 3, UCD10Xv1.1, whole genome shotgun sequence window:
- the LOC107864041 gene encoding protein SENESCENCE-ASSOCIATED GENE 21, mitochondrial: MARSFSNSKVVSAVVSDSVCAFLSRRGYAAASQGAVSSVAKGGMPRSNVMMQKGGEETLKTSWVPDPVTGYYRPEGKANEIDAAELRKMLLKHKPTNN; this comes from the exons ATGGCTCGTTCTTTCTCTAACTCTAAGGTTGTTTCTGCTGTCGTCTCCGATTCCGTTTGTGCTTTTCTTAGCAG GCGTGGATATGCGGCTGCATCACAAGGTGCAGTATCCAGTGTAGCTAAAGGAGGAATGCCAAGGAGCAATGTGATGATGCAAAAAGGCGGAGAGGAAACGTTGAAGACTTCATGGGTGCCAGATCCAGTTACCGGTTACTACAGGCCGGAGGGAAAAGCGAATGAGATTGACGCTGCTGAGCTTCGGAAGATGCTGCTGAAGCACAAACCCACAAACAACTAA
- the LOC107864043 gene encoding uncharacterized protein LOC107864043 → MFTTRQIAAVTLTLPLLITAAVITTVDSAAVDVAVDGVTSLTAYDLLSSYGFPIGILPKGVTGYNLDKSTGKFSVHLNGDCSFALEGSYQLRYKSKFGGYIANNRLTSLYGVSVKVLFLWLNIVEVVKDGDNLGFSVGIASASFPLDNFLICPQCGRGLNCNNSGEILKIRNSHLVSSV, encoded by the coding sequence ATGTTTACTACACGTCAGATCGCTGCCGTTACCCTAACACTTCCTCTCTTAATCACCGCCGCCGTCATTACGACCGTTGACTCCGCCGCCGTTGACGTGGCCGTCGACGGTGTCACTTCGCTCACCGCTTACGACTTACTGTCAAGCTACGGCTTCCCTATTGGAATTCTACCAAAAGGTGTTACTGGATACAATCTGGATAAGAGTACCGGGAAGTTCAGTGTTCATCTTAACGGCGATTGCAGTTTTGCTCTAGAAGGTTCTTATCAGCTTCGGTATAAATCGAAGTTCGGTGGATACATAGCGAATAATAGGCTTACGAGTTTATATGGAGTTAGTGTGAAAGTACTTTTTTTGTGGTTGAATATTGTGGAGGTTGTTAAGGATGGTGATAATCTTGGGTTTTCTGTTGGAATTGCTTCGGCGAGTTTCCCACTTGATAATTTTCTGATTTGTCCGCAATGTGGACGTGGATTGAATTGTAATAACAGTGGAGAAATTTTGAAGATTCGAAACAGTCATCTTGTGTCTTCTGTTTAG